In one window of Photobacterium leiognathi DNA:
- a CDS encoding sigma-70 family RNA polymerase sigma factor yields MFRNFFGNKKQDPSVSLDMDKQRRYEALVRAWHRDLYRYAYWLCHDAHIAEDLVQETCLRAWRSLDSLQDDKAAKAWLITILRRENARRFERKQLDLVDIDDHAIADATSSVENNADQHLLQRLIMNLAPEYREPLILQVMAGFNGDEIAQILELNRNTVMTRLFRARNQLKEQLENQSQQRGNRNG; encoded by the coding sequence ATGTTCAGAAATTTTTTTGGTAATAAAAAACAAGATCCCTCGGTCTCTTTAGATATGGACAAACAAAGAAGATACGAGGCCCTCGTTAGGGCTTGGCATCGGGATCTCTATCGCTACGCATATTGGCTTTGCCATGATGCTCACATTGCTGAGGATTTGGTACAAGAGACATGTTTACGCGCATGGCGTTCCTTAGATAGCCTACAGGATGATAAAGCCGCAAAAGCATGGTTAATTACCATTCTTAGGCGCGAAAATGCACGACGGTTTGAAAGAAAACAACTCGACCTTGTTGATATTGACGACCATGCTATTGCCGATGCAACGTCAAGCGTTGAAAATAATGCTGATCAGCACCTACTTCAACGTTTAATTATGAATCTTGCACCTGAATATAGAGAACCGCTTATTCTGCAAGTTATGGCTGGGTTTAATGGCGATGAAATAGCACAAATTTTAGAACTTAACCGTAATACGGTAATGACGCGACTCTTCCGTGCTCGCAACCAGTTAAAAGAACAACTAGAGAACCAATCTCAACAGAGAGGGAATCGAAATGGATGA
- the fadI gene encoding acetyl-CoA C-acyltransferase FadI: MTRLQNLTTRQGERIAVISGLRTPFARQATAFDGVPALDLGKLVVNDMLQKLDFDPALIEQVVFGQVVQMPEAPNIAREIVLGTGMNIHTDAYSVTRACATSFQAAANVAESIISGTIDIGIAGGADSSSVLPIGVSKKMAATLLALSKAKTMPQRLKLLSSLSMKDLMPVPPAVAEYSTGLSMGQTAEQMAKTHGISREAQDAFAHRSHTLAAQAWRDGLVRDEVMTAFPEPYRQWIDKDNNIREDSTLESYAKLRPAFDRKYGSVTAANATPLTDGAAAILMMREGRAKELGLTPLGYIRSYAFSAIGVETDMLMGPSYATPLALDRAGLNLSDLTLIDMHEAFAAQTLANVKMFASTKFAREKLGRIDAIGEIDMDKFNVLGGSLAYGHPFAATGARMITQTLNELKRRGGGFALNTACAAGGLGAAMILEAE, translated from the coding sequence ATGACACGTCTCCAGAATCTTACGACTCGTCAAGGGGAGCGGATTGCTGTTATTAGTGGATTACGTACCCCATTTGCTCGTCAAGCTACCGCTTTCGATGGGGTTCCCGCGTTAGATCTCGGCAAGCTTGTTGTAAATGATATGCTGCAAAAACTCGATTTTGATCCGGCATTAATTGAACAAGTGGTATTTGGGCAGGTAGTACAAATGCCTGAAGCACCGAATATTGCCCGTGAGATTGTGTTAGGTACAGGAATGAACATTCATACCGATGCGTACAGTGTGACTCGCGCCTGTGCAACGAGCTTTCAAGCGGCAGCCAATGTAGCTGAAAGCATTATTTCTGGCACGATTGATATTGGCATCGCAGGGGGGGCTGATTCTTCTTCAGTGCTACCTATTGGTGTCAGTAAAAAGATGGCGGCAACCTTATTAGCCTTGAGTAAGGCGAAAACCATGCCTCAACGTTTAAAGTTATTAAGCTCATTGAGCATGAAAGATTTAATGCCTGTTCCGCCAGCTGTTGCTGAGTATTCAACTGGATTAAGTATGGGGCAAACAGCTGAGCAAATGGCAAAAACACACGGTATTAGCCGTGAAGCGCAAGATGCGTTTGCTCATCGTTCTCATACTTTAGCAGCGCAAGCATGGCGAGATGGGTTAGTTCGTGATGAGGTGATGACGGCATTTCCTGAGCCATATCGGCAATGGATTGATAAAGATAACAATATCCGAGAAGACTCAACGTTAGAATCTTACGCCAAATTACGTCCAGCTTTTGATCGTAAATATGGTTCAGTAACCGCAGCTAATGCAACGCCACTGACAGATGGCGCTGCCGCTATTTTAATGATGCGAGAAGGGCGAGCGAAAGAGCTTGGATTAACACCATTAGGCTATATCCGATCTTATGCGTTCTCAGCGATTGGTGTTGAAACCGATATGCTAATGGGACCTTCTTATGCCACACCGCTGGCACTGGATCGCGCCGGGTTAAACCTTTCTGATCTTACTTTAATTGATATGCATGAAGCCTTTGCAGCTCAGACATTAGCGAATGTAAAAATGTTCGCATCAACCAAGTTTGCTCGAGAGAAATTAGGGCGTATTGATGCCATTGGCGAAATTGATATGGATAAATTTAACGTGCTAGGTGGCTCGCTAGCGTATGGTCATCCATTTGCAGCAACGGGCGCACGTATGATCACTCAAACGTTAAATGAGTTAAAACGTCGTGGTGGTGGTTTTGCATTAAATACTGCCTGTGCTGCTGGTGGTTTAGGTGCGGCAATGATTTTGGAGGCTGAATAA
- the fadJ gene encoding fatty acid oxidation complex subunit alpha FadJ has protein sequence MTQSAFSLSYSDNGVAWLKIDVPNEKMNTLQAEFSTQIGAVFEELAQRSDVKGMVVYSGKPDNFVAGADINMLAACETAEQAQELAQTDQQLFSQLEQLPFHVVAAIHGPCLGGGLELALACHTRVCSDDDKTRLGLPEVQLGLLPGSGGTQRLPRLIGVANALDMILSGKQLRAKKAKKLGVVDQMVPESILLNVAEKLALSSKPHRKSSMQNWALGGNPLGRSVVFDQAAKKAHEKTRGNYPAVDAILEVVKYGLQNGIEKGLEQEAKVFGELVLSPESAALRSIFFATTAMKKETGSGAEPNTIKRIAVLGGGLMGGGISHVSAVKAGYPVKIKDISNDGILNALSYNYKILEKQRKRKIISKAQLQKHMLSLSGGIDFTGFDKADVVVEAVFEDLSLKHQMVKDVEANAKSTTIFATNTSSLPIHQIAQAAERPENVVGLHYFSPVEKMPLVEVIPHQGTETGSRTSEETIATVVALAKKQGKTPIVVGDKAGFYVNRILAPYMNEAARVLLSGEPIEHIDEALLNFGFPVGPITLLDEVGVDIGAKISPILLAELGERFEAPDVFGLLLKDNRKGRKSGKGFYRYDTKKKEVDKSVYQLLGIEPKVKESEVEIAVRCSLMMLNEAARCLDEGVIRSARDGDIGAIFGIGFPPFLGGPFRYMDHIGITRIVDMLNEYSDKYGDRFKPCERLLAMSKEEQTFY, from the coding sequence ATGACACAATCTGCATTTAGTTTATCGTACAGTGATAATGGTGTTGCTTGGCTTAAAATCGATGTGCCTAATGAGAAAATGAACACCTTACAAGCGGAGTTTTCAACCCAAATCGGAGCCGTTTTTGAAGAGTTAGCACAACGTTCCGATGTAAAAGGTATGGTGGTTTATTCAGGTAAACCCGATAATTTTGTCGCAGGCGCTGATATCAATATGCTGGCTGCTTGTGAAACGGCAGAGCAAGCGCAAGAATTAGCACAAACTGACCAGCAGCTATTTTCACAGCTAGAACAATTGCCATTTCATGTTGTTGCTGCCATTCATGGTCCGTGTTTAGGTGGTGGTTTAGAGCTTGCTTTAGCCTGTCATACCCGAGTATGCAGTGATGATGATAAAACTCGTTTAGGTTTGCCTGAAGTTCAACTTGGTTTGTTGCCCGGCTCTGGTGGTACACAGCGATTACCTCGTTTAATTGGAGTTGCTAATGCATTAGATATGATTTTATCAGGCAAGCAACTACGTGCGAAAAAAGCGAAAAAATTAGGTGTTGTTGATCAAATGGTACCTGAAAGCATTTTGCTTAATGTGGCTGAAAAATTGGCGTTATCGTCTAAACCGCACCGTAAATCATCAATGCAAAACTGGGCACTAGGCGGCAACCCGCTTGGTCGCTCGGTGGTGTTTGATCAAGCAGCGAAAAAAGCCCATGAGAAAACCCGTGGTAATTATCCTGCCGTTGATGCCATTTTAGAAGTTGTGAAATATGGCTTACAAAATGGAATAGAAAAAGGATTAGAGCAAGAAGCTAAAGTGTTTGGTGAGCTTGTGTTATCGCCTGAATCAGCAGCATTACGCAGTATCTTTTTTGCAACCACAGCCATGAAAAAAGAAACAGGCTCTGGTGCTGAGCCTAATACGATAAAGCGTATTGCTGTATTAGGTGGCGGCTTAATGGGTGGCGGTATTAGCCATGTTTCAGCTGTGAAGGCAGGGTATCCTGTTAAAATAAAAGACATCAGCAATGATGGCATTTTAAATGCGCTTTCATATAACTATAAAATTTTAGAGAAGCAGCGAAAACGTAAAATCATCTCAAAAGCACAGTTACAAAAACACATGTTGAGTTTGAGTGGTGGTATTGATTTTACGGGTTTTGACAAAGCTGATGTGGTTGTTGAAGCGGTATTTGAAGATTTATCATTGAAACACCAAATGGTTAAAGATGTTGAAGCTAACGCAAAATCAACCACTATCTTTGCCACCAATACTTCTTCACTGCCTATCCATCAAATCGCACAAGCCGCAGAGCGTCCTGAAAATGTGGTGGGTCTACACTATTTTAGTCCTGTTGAAAAAATGCCATTGGTTGAGGTGATCCCACACCAAGGGACAGAAACAGGATCGAGAACATCAGAAGAAACAATCGCTACTGTTGTAGCGCTGGCTAAAAAACAAGGTAAAACACCAATCGTAGTCGGTGATAAAGCAGGATTCTACGTTAACCGTATTTTGGCACCGTATATGAATGAGGCGGCAAGAGTACTGTTAAGTGGCGAGCCAATCGAACACATTGATGAAGCTTTACTTAATTTTGGTTTCCCTGTTGGACCTATTACTTTACTTGATGAAGTTGGTGTTGATATTGGTGCTAAAATCAGTCCGATTTTATTGGCTGAATTAGGCGAGCGTTTTGAAGCGCCTGATGTGTTCGGTTTACTGTTGAAAGATAACCGTAAAGGACGTAAAAGCGGAAAAGGCTTTTATCGTTATGATACGAAGAAAAAAGAAGTGGATAAATCGGTCTATCAGCTACTTGGTATTGAACCGAAAGTTAAAGAGTCTGAAGTGGAAATTGCAGTGCGCTGTAGTTTAATGATGTTAAATGAAGCGGCACGTTGTTTAGATGAAGGGGTGATCCGTTCTGCTCGTGATGGCGATATTGGTGCGATTTTCGGTATCGGTTTCCCACCATTCTTGGGTGGACCATTCCGCTACATGGATCATATTGGTATCACACGTATTGTCGATATGCTTAACGAGTACAGTGATAAATACGGTGATCGTTTCAAACCTTGTGAGCGATTGTTAGCAATGTCAAAAGAAGAACAAACCTTTTACTGA
- the sixA gene encoding phosphohistidine phosphatase SixA codes for MRIYIMRHGEAENFAASDAERPLTERGSRQSKQMAEMLSQQLVQPLDMVLVSPYLRAQQTWQCMEPSLADAIDVQVSDEITPYGDAETVVDYLKAMICVKKPQSVLIVSHLPLVGYLTAELVTGLQPLMFTTSAIAAIDYDPASDVAELAWQQVPQ; via the coding sequence ATGCGAATTTATATTATGCGCCACGGTGAAGCAGAAAACTTTGCAGCCAGTGATGCTGAGCGCCCGTTGACAGAGCGCGGTTCACGCCAATCAAAACAAATGGCTGAGATGCTATCCCAACAATTGGTGCAGCCATTAGATATGGTATTAGTGAGTCCATATTTACGAGCACAACAAACATGGCAATGTATGGAACCTTCATTGGCAGATGCCATTGATGTGCAAGTGTCAGATGAAATTACGCCATATGGTGATGCTGAAACGGTGGTTGATTATCTAAAAGCGATGATCTGTGTTAAAAAGCCGCAATCGGTACTGATTGTGTCGCATCTGCCTTTAGTGGGCTACTTAACTGCGGAGTTAGTTACTGGCTTACAGCCACTGATGTTTACAACTTCAGCCATTGCAGCCATTGATTATGATCCTGCCAGCGATGTTGCAGAGCTTGCTTGGCAACAGGTTCCTCAATAA
- the smrB gene encoding endonuclease SmrB, translating to MSKKDPNVDEEMALFKDAIKGVKKLSHDTIITPRKQTSKADKTKVMGKETQNHEFYFSDEFEPHLSENGPVQYARDGVSKYEVKKLRRGVYVPDIYLDMHGMTQQEAKRELAAMIAACIKENVSCACVMHGIGKHILKQKAPMWLAQHPDVLAFHQAPLEFGGNGALLVLIEVPER from the coding sequence ATGAGTAAAAAAGATCCAAACGTTGATGAAGAGATGGCTCTCTTCAAGGATGCGATAAAAGGCGTAAAAAAGTTGTCGCATGATACCATAATCACGCCACGCAAACAGACTTCAAAAGCCGATAAAACAAAAGTCATGGGTAAAGAAACCCAAAACCATGAATTTTATTTCTCAGATGAGTTTGAACCACATCTGAGTGAGAATGGCCCTGTACAATACGCCCGTGATGGTGTGTCTAAATATGAAGTAAAAAAATTACGTCGTGGCGTTTATGTGCCTGACATTTACTTAGATATGCATGGTATGACGCAGCAAGAAGCCAAAAGAGAATTAGCTGCAATGATTGCCGCATGTATTAAAGAAAATGTGTCTTGTGCTTGCGTTATGCACGGTATTGGCAAACACATTTTAAAACAGAAAGCACCGATGTGGTTGGCGCAACATCCTGATGTATTAGCCTTTCATCAAGCCCCACTAGAATTCGGTGGTAATGGTGCGCTACTGGTATTAATTGAAGTGCCTGAGCGTTAA
- the prmB gene encoding 50S ribosomal protein L3 N(5)-glutamine methyltransferase codes for MDKIFVDEAVNELHTLQDMLRWTVSRFNAAGLFYGHGTDNAWDEAVQLVLPTLYLPLDVPPEVRDSRLTSSERHRIVERVIRRINERTPVSYLTNIAYFCGMEFFVDERVLIPRSPIGELIENRFEPFLSQEPTRIMDLCTGSGCIGIACAHMFPEAEVDIVDISADALAVAEQNIADHGLEQQVIPLRSDLLRDVPKDKYDLLVTNPPYVDQEDMDSLPDEFRHEPELGLAAGSDGLKLVRRILANAPDYLKEDGILICEVGNSMIHMEEQYPHIPFTWLEFDNGGHGVFMLTRQQLVDCAEDFALYRD; via the coding sequence TTGGATAAGATTTTTGTCGACGAAGCTGTCAACGAACTTCACACATTGCAAGACATGTTACGTTGGACGGTAAGCCGTTTCAATGCCGCAGGTCTTTTTTATGGTCATGGTACAGATAATGCGTGGGACGAAGCTGTTCAGCTTGTGCTGCCAACGCTTTACTTACCTTTAGATGTACCGCCTGAAGTACGTGATTCTCGTTTAACGAGCAGCGAACGTCATCGTATTGTTGAGCGTGTTATTCGTCGTATTAACGAGCGTACACCAGTGTCATACCTAACAAATATTGCATATTTCTGTGGTATGGAGTTCTTTGTTGATGAGCGTGTATTAATTCCACGTTCGCCAATTGGTGAGCTAATCGAAAACCGTTTCGAACCATTCTTAAGCCAAGAGCCTACACGTATTATGGACTTATGTACGGGTAGTGGCTGTATTGGTATTGCTTGTGCGCACATGTTCCCTGAAGCGGAAGTCGATATCGTTGATATCTCAGCAGATGCGTTAGCCGTGGCTGAGCAGAATATCGCTGATCATGGTTTAGAGCAACAAGTGATCCCACTTCGCTCAGATCTGCTTCGTGATGTACCAAAAGATAAGTACGATCTATTGGTAACGAATCCACCGTATGTGGATCAAGAAGATATGGACAGCTTACCGGATGAATTCCGACATGAGCCAGAGCTTGGTTTAGCGGCGGGCTCTGACGGCTTGAAGTTGGTTCGTCGTATTCTTGCTAATGCACCAGATTACCTAAAAGAAGACGGTATTCTGATCTGTGAAGTGGGCAACTCAATGATCCACATGGAAGAGCAATACCCGCATATTCCATTCACATGGCTTGAGTTTGACAATGGCGGCCACGGCGTGTTCATGTTAACTCGCCAGCAGCTAGTGGATTGTGCAGAAGATTTCGCACTTTACCGCGATTAA
- the queC gene encoding 7-cyano-7-deazaguanine synthase QueC: MSKAVVVFSGGQDSTTCLIQALAHYDEVHCITFDYGQRHKLEIEVAEAIAKDLGVTAHKVMDVGLLNELAISSLTRDNIAVSHELQANGLPNSFVPGRNILFLTLAGIYAYQIGAETVITGVCETDFSGYPDCRDEFVKSLNRSLVLGMDRQLKIDTPLMWLNKAETWALADQYGKLDYVREKTLTCYNGVIGDGCGDCPSCDLRRAGLYDYLDHKETVMNALKEKQAKHQA; the protein is encoded by the coding sequence ATGTCAAAAGCTGTTGTTGTCTTCAGTGGCGGTCAAGATTCGACGACTTGCCTTATCCAAGCCCTTGCTCATTACGATGAAGTGCATTGTATTACTTTCGATTATGGTCAACGCCATAAGCTTGAAATTGAAGTTGCTGAAGCAATTGCAAAAGATCTTGGTGTAACAGCCCATAAAGTGATGGATGTAGGTTTATTAAACGAACTTGCGATCAGTTCACTGACTCGTGACAACATCGCAGTTTCTCATGAGCTTCAAGCGAACGGCTTACCTAACTCATTTGTACCAGGCCGTAATATTTTATTCTTAACCCTCGCCGGTATTTACGCCTACCAAATTGGTGCAGAAACCGTGATCACAGGGGTGTGTGAAACCGATTTTTCTGGCTACCCTGATTGCCGTGATGAATTTGTAAAATCACTGAACCGATCACTTGTGCTCGGTATGGATCGCCAACTTAAAATCGATACCCCATTAATGTGGCTAAACAAAGCTGAAACATGGGCACTAGCCGATCAATACGGCAAACTTGATTACGTACGTGAGAAAACACTGACATGCTATAACGGTGTTATCGGCGATGGTTGTGGCGATTGCCCATCGTGTGATTTACGTCGTGCTGGCTTATATGATTACTTAGATCATAAAGAGACGGTAATGAATGCGCTTAAAGAAAAACAAGCGAAGCATCAAGCATAA
- a CDS encoding PLP-dependent cysteine synthase family protein produces MTQKDNNQWVNNAIRKIDADYQRSADTHLIKLELPSLDGIDIYLKDESTHPTGSLKHRLARSLFLYALCNGWIKEGTTIIESSSGSTAVSEAYFARLLGLPFIAVVPRKTARKKIEQIEFYGGKAHFVDSPAAIYDESRRLAKELNGHYMDQFTYAERATDWRGNNNIANSIFDQMKLERFPVPSWIVMSPGTGGTSATIGRYIRYQMQPTQLCVVDPENSVFHDYFMQRDNTITGNTGSRIEGIGRPRVEPSFIPDVIDEMRKIPDAASVATVHWLERIIGRKAGASTGTNLFGVLQIAAEMKARGETGSIVTLLCDSGERYLDTYYNAEWIEENIGDLSAYTEKLEQLEHSGQW; encoded by the coding sequence ATGACACAAAAAGACAACAACCAATGGGTAAACAACGCGATCCGTAAAATTGATGCGGATTACCAACGCTCAGCAGATACCCACTTAATTAAATTAGAATTACCAAGCTTAGACGGCATCGATATTTACCTAAAAGATGAAAGCACTCACCCAACTGGAAGTTTAAAGCACCGTCTAGCACGTTCTTTGTTCCTCTATGCATTATGTAATGGCTGGATCAAAGAAGGCACAACGATCATCGAATCATCATCAGGTAGTACAGCCGTTTCTGAAGCCTACTTTGCACGTTTATTGGGCTTGCCTTTTATTGCTGTTGTGCCACGTAAAACTGCACGTAAGAAAATTGAACAAATCGAATTTTACGGTGGTAAAGCCCACTTTGTAGATTCACCAGCAGCTATTTATGACGAATCTCGCCGTTTAGCCAAAGAGTTAAATGGTCACTACATGGATCAATTTACCTATGCTGAACGTGCCACTGACTGGCGCGGTAATAACAACATTGCTAACAGTATTTTTGATCAAATGAAGTTAGAACGCTTCCCCGTACCAAGCTGGATTGTAATGAGCCCAGGTACAGGCGGTACATCAGCCACAATCGGTCGCTATATTCGTTACCAAATGCAACCGACACAATTATGTGTGGTTGATCCTGAAAATTCTGTGTTCCATGACTACTTTATGCAACGTGACAACACAATCACAGGTAATACAGGCAGTCGTATTGAAGGTATTGGTCGTCCACGTGTAGAGCCAAGCTTTATTCCTGATGTGATCGACGAAATGCGCAAAATCCCAGATGCTGCCAGTGTTGCCACAGTGCATTGGTTAGAACGCATTATCGGTCGTAAAGCAGGCGCATCAACAGGGACTAACCTCTTTGGTGTATTGCAAATTGCAGCTGAAATGAAAGCCCGTGGTGAAACAGGTTCAATCGTAACGCTACTGTGTGATAGCGGTGAACGTTACCTTGATACTTACTACAACGCAGAATGGATTGAAGAAAACATCGGTGATTTATCCGCTTATACTGAGAAACTCGAACAACTAGAACATTCAGGTCAATGGTAA
- a CDS encoding Lrp/AsnC family transcriptional regulator, which yields MSTLDSVDRTLLRLLQKDATLALSELADAVNLTTTPCWKRLKRLEEEGILRQRVALLDAAKLGLSFTAFVQIKTSNHSKEWYNTFVNTVSDFPEVMEFYRMAGDYDYMMKVQVADMQAFDLFYKKLVNSIEGLTNVTSTFAMEPLKYTTALPV from the coding sequence ATGTCAACTTTAGATAGTGTTGATAGAACATTACTGCGATTGCTTCAAAAAGATGCAACCTTGGCCTTATCGGAATTGGCTGATGCGGTAAATTTAACCACAACACCATGTTGGAAGCGCTTAAAGCGATTAGAAGAAGAAGGTATTTTACGCCAGCGTGTGGCGTTATTAGATGCGGCAAAGCTAGGTTTGTCTTTTACCGCTTTTGTTCAGATCAAAACCAGTAACCATTCTAAAGAGTGGTACAACACATTTGTGAATACGGTATCAGATTTTCCTGAAGTGATGGAGTTCTACCGTATGGCGGGTGATTACGACTACATGATGAAAGTGCAAGTGGCCGATATGCAGGCATTCGATCTGTTCTACAAAAAGCTAGTTAACAGTATTGAAGGGTTAACCAATGTAACTTCTACTTTTGCGATGGAGCCATTGAAGTACACTACTGCATTACCTGTATAG
- the tesB gene encoding acyl-CoA thioesterase II: MSKELNELLNLLQLEQLELDLFRGQSENLGLPQVYGGQVIDQSLSAAKQTVEKERFLHSFHSYFLRPGNPEKPIIYDVEKLRDGKSFSTRRVKAIQNGEPIFFLTASYQANEAGFDHQSTMPNVAGPEGLASETQLVDSIAQYLPPKIVETFGKKRPVEVRPVNVVNPLMPTATEPKQYLWIKANGTMPDDLSIHHYMLAYASDWGFLVTALQPHGVTLFSPKMQVATIDHSMWFHRPFKMDEWLLYAIDSPSASGSRGIVRGEIYNQKGELVASAVQEGLIRQR, translated from the coding sequence ATGAGTAAAGAGCTGAACGAACTTCTCAATCTTTTACAATTAGAACAACTTGAGCTTGATCTTTTCAGAGGTCAAAGTGAAAACCTTGGGCTACCTCAAGTTTATGGTGGTCAGGTTATTGATCAGTCTTTATCTGCTGCTAAACAAACTGTTGAGAAAGAACGTTTTTTACATTCATTCCATAGCTATTTTCTGCGTCCAGGTAACCCTGAAAAACCGATCATTTATGATGTGGAAAAATTGCGCGACGGTAAAAGCTTCAGCACCCGTCGTGTTAAAGCAATTCAAAATGGTGAACCGATTTTCTTCTTAACCGCCTCTTATCAGGCAAATGAAGCAGGATTTGATCATCAATCCACCATGCCTAATGTAGCGGGACCTGAAGGATTAGCTTCTGAAACTCAATTGGTTGATTCTATTGCACAATACCTTCCGCCAAAAATTGTTGAAACCTTTGGCAAAAAACGCCCTGTTGAGGTTCGTCCAGTAAACGTAGTAAACCCTTTAATGCCAACAGCCACGGAGCCAAAACAATATTTATGGATTAAAGCTAATGGCACAATGCCTGATGATTTAAGTATCCATCACTATATGTTGGCCTATGCATCGGATTGGGGCTTCCTTGTAACAGCACTACAACCACATGGTGTGACCCTGTTTAGCCCGAAAATGCAAGTGGCAACTATTGACCATTCAATGTGGTTCCACCGCCCATTTAAGATGGATGAATGGTTGCTTTATGCCATTGATAGCCCATCAGCCAGTGGTTCTCGTGGTATTGTCCGTGGTGAGATCTATAACCAAAAAGGTGAATTGGTTGCATCAGCAGTACAAGAAGGTTTGATCCGTCAGCGCTAA
- a CDS encoding YbaY family lipoprotein, giving the protein MKNSFAWFGLLLAVLAITACTNLLPTDSDVGTLKGTVSYRERIVLPNNARIVVSLVETNAQDNNSSKVISQHSFLAEGAQPPVEFTLNYVKSKLKPDTLYRVIATIEVDDKLLFSNQSTKALNIDPLTTTRVDIPLVKA; this is encoded by the coding sequence ATGAAAAATTCTTTTGCATGGTTTGGCCTTCTTCTTGCTGTTTTGGCGATCACCGCGTGTACTAACCTTTTACCCACTGATAGTGATGTCGGAACGTTAAAGGGAACAGTTAGTTATCGTGAACGCATCGTTTTACCTAATAATGCACGTATTGTGGTGTCATTGGTGGAAACAAATGCACAAGATAACAATAGTTCAAAAGTGATCAGCCAACATTCGTTCCTTGCTGAAGGTGCTCAGCCTCCTGTTGAATTCACATTGAACTACGTAAAAAGCAAATTAAAGCCTGATACCTTGTATCGAGTGATTGCAACCATAGAGGTGGATGACAAGTTACTATTTAGTAACCAGTCGACCAAAGCATTGAATATCGATCCTTTGACAACAACGCGAGTTGATATTCCATTAGTAAAAGCCTAA